The following are from one region of the Rhizobium sullae genome:
- a CDS encoding DEAD/DEAH box helicase, translating to MTTFADLGLSQKVLSAVTDAGYTIPTPIQAGAIPFALQRRDICGIAQTGTGKTASFVLPMLSLLEKGRARARMPRTLILEPTRELAAQVAENFEKYGKNHRLNVALLIGGVSFEDQDRKLERGADVLICTPGRLLDHFERGKLLMSAVEIFVIDEADRMLDMGFIPDIERIAKLIPFTRQTLFFSATMPPEIQKLADRFLQNPERIEVAKPASAAANITQRFVASHGKDYEKRAALRELVRAQEELKNAIIFCNRKKDVADLFRSLERHGFSVGALHGDMDQRSRTNMLQSFRDGQLQLLVASDVAARGLDIPDVSHVFNFDVPIHAEDYVHRIGRTGRAGRSGAAFTIVTSRDQKHADAIEKLIGEKVEWLSGDLSALPPPEPGREDDRPRRAGSRDRDKGGRGRPKERRVHKNDVGAEDNAVEAIEAAAPAKAESVKHERKTENKPQNSARNSRPYPANDDSRDRRRYRDHDDGPTPVGFGDDIPAFMLIAANAKI from the coding sequence TTGACGACATTTGCTGATCTTGGCCTGAGCCAAAAAGTGCTTTCCGCCGTTACCGACGCCGGCTACACGATCCCCACTCCTATCCAGGCAGGAGCAATTCCGTTCGCCCTGCAGCGCCGTGACATTTGCGGGATCGCGCAGACCGGTACGGGCAAGACGGCATCCTTCGTGCTGCCGATGTTGTCACTCTTGGAAAAGGGCCGTGCCCGTGCCCGCATGCCGCGGACGCTCATCCTCGAGCCGACGCGCGAACTCGCCGCGCAGGTCGCTGAAAACTTCGAGAAGTACGGAAAGAACCATCGCCTGAACGTGGCGCTGCTGATCGGCGGGGTATCCTTCGAAGACCAGGACCGCAAGCTCGAGCGTGGCGCAGACGTCCTCATCTGCACACCCGGCCGCCTGCTCGACCATTTCGAGCGCGGCAAGCTCCTGATGAGTGCCGTCGAAATCTTCGTCATCGACGAGGCAGATCGCATGCTCGACATGGGCTTCATCCCCGATATCGAGCGTATCGCCAAACTCATCCCCTTCACGCGCCAGACGCTGTTCTTCTCGGCGACCATGCCGCCGGAAATCCAGAAGCTCGCCGACCGGTTCCTGCAGAATCCGGAACGCATCGAAGTCGCAAAGCCGGCCTCCGCCGCCGCGAACATCACGCAGCGCTTCGTCGCCTCCCACGGCAAGGATTACGAGAAGCGCGCCGCCCTGCGAGAGCTCGTCCGTGCGCAGGAAGAGTTGAAGAACGCGATCATTTTCTGCAACCGCAAGAAGGACGTGGCCGACCTCTTTCGTTCCCTGGAACGCCATGGCTTCTCCGTCGGTGCGCTCCACGGGGACATGGACCAGCGTTCGCGCACGAATATGCTTCAGAGCTTCCGTGACGGGCAGCTGCAACTGCTCGTCGCCTCCGACGTCGCCGCCCGCGGTCTCGACATTCCTGACGTCAGCCACGTCTTCAACTTCGATGTTCCGATCCATGCCGAGGATTACGTGCACCGCATCGGCCGCACTGGCCGCGCGGGCCGTTCCGGCGCTGCCTTCACCATCGTCACCAGCCGTGACCAGAAACATGCCGACGCGATCGAAAAGCTGATCGGCGAGAAGGTCGAATGGCTGAGTGGCGATCTTTCCGCTCTTCCGCCTCCGGAACCGGGCCGCGAAGACGATCGCCCGCGCCGCGCGGGTAGCCGGGATCGCGACAAGGGCGGCCGTGGCCGCCCTAAGGAACGCCGGGTTCATAAAAATGATGTCGGCGCCGAGGATAATGCCGTCGAAGCCATCGAAGCAGCAGCACCAGCAAAGGCCGAAAGCGTGAAGCACGAGCGCAAAACAGAAAACAAGCCGCAGAACAGCGCGCGCAACTCTAGGCCCTACCCGGCAAACGACGACAGTCGTGACCGCCGCCGCTATCGCGACCACGACGACGGCCCGACGCCCGTCGGTTTCGGCGACGACATTCCCGCTTTCATGCTGATCGCGGCAAACGCCAAGATCTGA